Part of the Cystobacter ferrugineus genome, CGCCACCGCGGCTCCCACCTCGGGCGGCAGCGGGCCCTCCTTGATGAGCTCGTGCAGCGTGGGCCCATCCACGTACTCCATCACCATGAAGAGCACGTCGTTCTTCTCCACCAGATCGTACAGGGTGACGATGTTCTGGTGGCGGAAGGCGGCGAGCGCGAGCGCCTCGCGGCGGAAGCGCGACACGGACTCCTTGTCCCTCAGCGGGTCCGCGAGCATCTCCTTGATGGCCACCTCGCGCTGCAGCATCTCGTGCAGCCCTCGGTACACCTGGGCCATGCCGCCACGGCCCAGTTCTCCGAGCACGCGGTAGGCACCTATCTTGCGATGTTTGACGACGGGTTTGTCAGTGGGAGGCACGGCCGCGAGGGTAGCGATTCGTCCCGGAGGCGTCGACCCATCCGGAGTCGCACACACCCCCGCGGTAGAAATCGCCGGTCATCACACACGCGCATCCGTCACGGCACACGGAGAGTGAGGGCTCAGCTCCGCCCTTCCGGGGAGGACAGGCGGCCCACCGCGTCCAGGAGCTGCTCGAGCCGGAAGGGCTTCTTGAGGAAGAGCTGCCAGGAGAGGGAGGGAGCGGCGGACCTGGGGATTGCCTCGCTCATGAGGATGACGGGCACCTGGTCCAGGCCCGGCGTCTTGCGCATCACCTCCAGCACATGCATGCCGGAGAGCACGGGGAGCATGATGT contains:
- a CDS encoding response regulator, with amino-acid sequence MKTILVVEDEFDVQQVVADVLRDEGYEVSVCGTGAEALRRLSESRPDVVLMDIMLPVLSGMHVLEVMRKTPGLDQVPVILMSEAIPRSAAPSLSWQLFLKKPFRLEQLLDAVGRLSSPEGRS